Proteins from a single region of Harpia harpyja isolate bHarHar1 chromosome 14, bHarHar1 primary haplotype, whole genome shotgun sequence:
- the ACSF2 gene encoding medium-chain acyl-CoA ligase ACSF2, mitochondrial isoform X1 has protein sequence MATARLAALSRRGLPLLRRGGPAGSALHTGMPSACHRVTNSYVQGTLDVPLLTKTMGQCLDETVEKFPDRNALVFCRDGVRKTFAQFKEEVDRAAAGLLALGLKKGDRLGMWGPNKYEWVLMQFATAQAGIILVSVNPAYQALELEFVIRKVGCKALVFPTQFKTQKYYDILKQSCPELEKSSPGGIKSKRLPDLSIVIMVDSKLPGTFHMDEVMQAGDSSHMKQLRAVQRTLSCNEPINIQFTSGTTGSPKGATLSHRNIVNNANLIGLRLGITKQDCRVGLPVPLYHCLASVGGCMVMALHGSSCVFSSPSFEGKAVLEAVSREKCSFVFGTPTMYIDMLSQPDFDSYDLSTLRGGIIAGSPVPPEIIKMIITKMHMPEIVVAYGTTENSPVTFMGFPNDSIARKTETVGCVFPHTEAKIEDPETGQSVPLNTPGELQIRGYCVMLGYWDDPAKTSEVVTAERWYKTGDLASLDEHGYCKIIGRCKDMIIRGGENIYPAELEQFLHTHPKVEEVQVVGVKDSRMGEEICACIRVRAGQDCTEEEIKAFCKGKISHFKIPRYVVFVGQYPLTVSGKIQKYKLREQMENHLQL, from the exons tGCCCTGCACACAGGGATGCCCTCTGCCTGCCACAGGGTGACCAACAGCTATGTCCAGGGGACCTTAGACGTTCCCCTTCTCACCAAAACCATGGGCCAGTGCCTGGATGAGACCGTCGAGAAGTTTCCCGACCGCAACGCCTTGGTCTTCTGCCGAGATGGGGTTCGGAAGACGTTTGCTCAGTTCAAAGAGGAG GTGGACCGTGCGGCAGCTGGGCTTCTGGCTCTTGGCCTGAAAAAGGGAGACCGGCTGGGGATGTGGGGTCCCAATAAATACGAGTGGGTTCTCATGCAGTTTGCAACCGCTCAGGCAGGAATCATCCTG GTATCTGTGAATCCAGCCTACCAGGCTCTTGAGCTGGAGTTTGTCATCAGGAAG GTTGGCTGTAAGGCACTGGTGTTTCCCACtcaatttaaaacacagaaatactaTGATATTCTAAAGCAGTCATGTCCTGAGCTAGAAAAATCCAGTCCAGGGGGAATAAAGAGCAAAAG GCTCCCTGACTTATCCATTGTCATCATGGTAGACTCCAAGCTGCCTGGCACCTTCCACATGGATGAAGTGAtgcaggctggggacagcagccatATGAAGCAGTTAAGAGCCGTGCAGCGGACCCTCTCCTGCAACGAGCCCATCAACATCCAGTTCACTTCA GGGACAACGGGAAGCCCCAAAGGAGCCACCCTCTCTCACAGGAACATTGTGAATAATGCCAACCTGATCGGTCTGAGGCTGGGGATCACAAAGCAG GACTGTCGCGTTGGTCTGCCCGTGCCCCTCTATCATTGCCTGGCGTCGGTAGGAGGCTGCATGGTGATGGCTCTGCACGGGTCCTCCTGCGTCTTCTCATCGCCGAGTTTCGAGGGGAAGGCTGTACTGGAGGCAGTGTCTCGAGAGAA aTGCTCGTTTGTATTCGGCACACCAACCATGTATATAGACATGCTCTCCCAGCCGGACTTTGACTCCTACGACCTGTCAACTCTCCGGGGAG gAATCATTGCAGGTTCTCCTGTTCCCCCTGAGATCATAAAGATGATTATCACCAAGATGCACATGCCGGAGATCGTG GTTGCTTATGGGACCACAGAAAACAGCCCTGTCACCTTCATGGGATTCCCCAATGACAGTATTGCCAGAAAAACGGAGACAGTGGGATGCGTCTTTCCCCACACAGAG GCAAAAATTGAGGATCCAGAAACAGGGCAGTCTGTGCCTCTGAACACTCCTGGGGAGCTTCAGATCCGTGGCTACTGTGTCATGCTGGGTTACTGGGACGACCCAGCAAAGACGAGTGAAGTGGTCACTGCCGAGAGGTGGTACAAGACGGG GGACCTTGCGAGCCTGGATGAACATGGCTACTGCAAAATTATAGGCCGTTGCAAGGACATGATCATTCGGGGAGGAGAGAACATCTATCCAGCAGAACTTGAGCAGTTTCTCCACACCCATCCCAAGGTTGAGGAGGTCCAG GTGGTTGGTGTGAAGGATTCGCGGATGGGAGAGGAGATCTGCGCCTGCATCCGAGTGAGGGCTGGGCAGGACTGCACCGAGGAAGAGATTAAAGCtttctgcaaagggaag ATCTCCCATTTCAAGATCCCGCGGTACGTTGTGTTTGTGGGTCAGTACCCGCTCACCGTCTCAGGCAAG ATTCAGAAATACAAGTTGAGGGAGCAGATGGAAAACCACCTTCAGCTCTGA
- the ACSF2 gene encoding medium-chain acyl-CoA ligase ACSF2, mitochondrial isoform X2, translating to MPSACHRVTNSYVQGTLDVPLLTKTMGQCLDETVEKFPDRNALVFCRDGVRKTFAQFKEEVDRAAAGLLALGLKKGDRLGMWGPNKYEWVLMQFATAQAGIILVSVNPAYQALELEFVIRKVGCKALVFPTQFKTQKYYDILKQSCPELEKSSPGGIKSKRLPDLSIVIMVDSKLPGTFHMDEVMQAGDSSHMKQLRAVQRTLSCNEPINIQFTSGTTGSPKGATLSHRNIVNNANLIGLRLGITKQDCRVGLPVPLYHCLASVGGCMVMALHGSSCVFSSPSFEGKAVLEAVSREKCSFVFGTPTMYIDMLSQPDFDSYDLSTLRGGIIAGSPVPPEIIKMIITKMHMPEIVVAYGTTENSPVTFMGFPNDSIARKTETVGCVFPHTEAKIEDPETGQSVPLNTPGELQIRGYCVMLGYWDDPAKTSEVVTAERWYKTGDLASLDEHGYCKIIGRCKDMIIRGGENIYPAELEQFLHTHPKVEEVQVVGVKDSRMGEEICACIRVRAGQDCTEEEIKAFCKGKISHFKIPRYVVFVGQYPLTVSGKIQKYKLREQMENHLQL from the exons ATGCCCTCTGCCTGCCACAGGGTGACCAACAGCTATGTCCAGGGGACCTTAGACGTTCCCCTTCTCACCAAAACCATGGGCCAGTGCCTGGATGAGACCGTCGAGAAGTTTCCCGACCGCAACGCCTTGGTCTTCTGCCGAGATGGGGTTCGGAAGACGTTTGCTCAGTTCAAAGAGGAG GTGGACCGTGCGGCAGCTGGGCTTCTGGCTCTTGGCCTGAAAAAGGGAGACCGGCTGGGGATGTGGGGTCCCAATAAATACGAGTGGGTTCTCATGCAGTTTGCAACCGCTCAGGCAGGAATCATCCTG GTATCTGTGAATCCAGCCTACCAGGCTCTTGAGCTGGAGTTTGTCATCAGGAAG GTTGGCTGTAAGGCACTGGTGTTTCCCACtcaatttaaaacacagaaatactaTGATATTCTAAAGCAGTCATGTCCTGAGCTAGAAAAATCCAGTCCAGGGGGAATAAAGAGCAAAAG GCTCCCTGACTTATCCATTGTCATCATGGTAGACTCCAAGCTGCCTGGCACCTTCCACATGGATGAAGTGAtgcaggctggggacagcagccatATGAAGCAGTTAAGAGCCGTGCAGCGGACCCTCTCCTGCAACGAGCCCATCAACATCCAGTTCACTTCA GGGACAACGGGAAGCCCCAAAGGAGCCACCCTCTCTCACAGGAACATTGTGAATAATGCCAACCTGATCGGTCTGAGGCTGGGGATCACAAAGCAG GACTGTCGCGTTGGTCTGCCCGTGCCCCTCTATCATTGCCTGGCGTCGGTAGGAGGCTGCATGGTGATGGCTCTGCACGGGTCCTCCTGCGTCTTCTCATCGCCGAGTTTCGAGGGGAAGGCTGTACTGGAGGCAGTGTCTCGAGAGAA aTGCTCGTTTGTATTCGGCACACCAACCATGTATATAGACATGCTCTCCCAGCCGGACTTTGACTCCTACGACCTGTCAACTCTCCGGGGAG gAATCATTGCAGGTTCTCCTGTTCCCCCTGAGATCATAAAGATGATTATCACCAAGATGCACATGCCGGAGATCGTG GTTGCTTATGGGACCACAGAAAACAGCCCTGTCACCTTCATGGGATTCCCCAATGACAGTATTGCCAGAAAAACGGAGACAGTGGGATGCGTCTTTCCCCACACAGAG GCAAAAATTGAGGATCCAGAAACAGGGCAGTCTGTGCCTCTGAACACTCCTGGGGAGCTTCAGATCCGTGGCTACTGTGTCATGCTGGGTTACTGGGACGACCCAGCAAAGACGAGTGAAGTGGTCACTGCCGAGAGGTGGTACAAGACGGG GGACCTTGCGAGCCTGGATGAACATGGCTACTGCAAAATTATAGGCCGTTGCAAGGACATGATCATTCGGGGAGGAGAGAACATCTATCCAGCAGAACTTGAGCAGTTTCTCCACACCCATCCCAAGGTTGAGGAGGTCCAG GTGGTTGGTGTGAAGGATTCGCGGATGGGAGAGGAGATCTGCGCCTGCATCCGAGTGAGGGCTGGGCAGGACTGCACCGAGGAAGAGATTAAAGCtttctgcaaagggaag ATCTCCCATTTCAAGATCCCGCGGTACGTTGTGTTTGTGGGTCAGTACCCGCTCACCGTCTCAGGCAAG ATTCAGAAATACAAGTTGAGGGAGCAGATGGAAAACCACCTTCAGCTCTGA
- the CHAD gene encoding chondroadherin — protein sequence MNRSGFFLSVLSLLACLASITQACPPSCHCHGGDLQHVICDNAGLQKIPKVPEQTRLLNLQKNNFPVLPTNGFRDMKKLVSLHLQSSRIKEISTGAFRGLKSLVYLYLTDNQISVIKPGAFDDLSELTYLYLDQNKIPDLPKGLFSPLVNLFILHLGSNKIQELKPGAFNGAKDLRWLYLSDNSLTNLLPGALEDVENLAVLHLDKNQLSSYPVSAMSKLRVLEELKLSHNPIEVIPDNAFQSFGRYLQTLNLDNMKLKKFADNAFAGVTVLKTAHLENNRLTQLPRNFPFDKMETLTLSRNAWHCNCQLAHLRKWLKGNRTRTDETCSTPAQYRGQSIRDTPALRTCKLPTKRSKKGSHH from the exons ATGAATCGGTCAGGCTTCTTCCTCAGTGTCCTCAGCCTACTGGCATGTCTTGCCTCCATCACGCAGGCATGTCCCCCGAGCTGCCACTGTCACGGTGGAGACCTGCAGCACGTCATCTGCGACAACGCGGGGTTGCAGAAGATCCCCAAGGTGCCTGAGCAAACGCGGCTTCTCAACCTGCAAAAGAACAACTTCCCGGTCCTGCCAACCAACGGCTTCCGTGACATGAAAAAACTGGTGTCCCTGCACCTCCAGAGCTCACGGATCAAGGAGATCTCAACTGGAGCCTTCCGGGGGCTCAAGAGCCTGGTCTACCTCTATCTCACTGACAACCAGATCAGTGTCATAAAGCCAGGAGCCTTTGATGACCTCTCTGAGCTCACCTACCTGTATCTGGACCAGAATAAGATCCCAGACCTACCCAAAGGGCTCTTCTCTCCTCTTGTCAACCTCTTCATCCTGCACTTAGGCAGCAATAAAATCCAGGAGCTGAAACCAGGGGCCTTCAATGGGGCTAAAGACCTGCGCTGGCTCTACCTCTCTGACAACTCCCTCACCAACCTCCTGCCTGGGGCCCTGGAGGATGTAGAAAACCTCGCTGTCCTCCACCTGGACAAGAACCAGCTGAGCAGCTATCCTGTGAGCGCAATGAGTAAGCTGAGAGTGCTGGAGGAACTGAAGCTTTCTCATAACCCCATTGAGGTCATCCCCGACAATGCCTTCCAGTCCTTCGGGCGTTACCTGCAGACACTCAACCTGGACAACATGAAACTGAAGAAG TTTGCAGACAACGCATTCGCCGGTGTGACCGTGCTGAAGACCGCTCACCTGGAGAACAACCGGCTCACCCAGCTGCCCCGCAACTTCCCCTTCGACAAAATGGAGACGCTGACGCTCTCCCGAAACGCCTGGCACTGCAACTGCCAGCTAGCACATCTGCGCAA GTGGCTGAAGGGCAATCGCACCCGTACTGATGAGACCTGCTCTACGCCCGCGCAGTACCGGGGGCAATCCATCAGAGACACCCCGGCCCTCCGCACCTGCAAGCTCCCCACCAAGAGGTCCAAGAAGGGAAGCCACCATTAG